A window from Suncus etruscus isolate mSunEtr1 chromosome 18, mSunEtr1.pri.cur, whole genome shotgun sequence encodes these proteins:
- the LOC125995709 gene encoding translation initiation factor IF-2-like has protein sequence MAELRPARAGPGSEDCCARRRADGAAPLPPRQPPGRPPPSVPGVAARPGGPSQRRSSAPRRVSVAAFFCPATDASEMEPVTSSLRRANRKRSRGAASRPRPPRPVRARARAAVGAQKRRGEPRVRRRA, from the coding sequence ATGGCGGAGCTGCGACCGGCCCGGGCTGGGCCCGGCTCGGAAGACTGTTGCGCGAGGAGGCGGGCAGACGGTGCCGCACCCCTCCCGCCGCGCCAGCCTCCCGGCCGGCCTCCTCCGTCCGTCCCCGGAGTCGCGGCACGGCCGGGCGGCCCCTCGCAGCGCCGCTCCTCCGCTCCGCGCCGGGTCTCCGTTGCGGCATTCTTCTGCCCGGCGACGGACGCCTCGGAAATGGAGCCCGTGACGTCATCCCTCCGGCGAGCCAATCGGAAGCGCTCCCGCGGAGCGGCGTCCCGCCCCCGGCCCCCTCGGCCTGTCCGTGCGCGCGCGCGAGCGGCCGTGGGCGCGCAGAAGAGGCGGGGGGAGCCTCGAGTGCGGCGGCGCGCATGA
- the BRD2 gene encoding bromodomain-containing protein 2 — protein sequence MLQNVAPHKLPGEGNAGLLGLGPEAAAPGKRIRKPSLLYEGFESPTMASVPALQITPANPPPPEVSNPKKPGRVTNQLQYLHKVVMKALWKHQFAWPFRQPVDAVKLGLPDYHKIIKQPMDMGTIKRRLENNYYWAASECMQDFNTMFTNCYIYNKPTDDIVLMAQTLEKIFLQKVASMPQEEQELVVTIPKNSHKKGAKLAALQGNVTSAHQVPAVSSVSHTALYTPPPEIPTTVLNIPHPSVISSPLLKSLHSAGPPLLAVSAAPPAQPLAKKKGVKRKADTTTPTPTAILAPGSPASPPAGLEPKAARLPPMRRESGRPIKPPRKDLPDSQQQHQSSKKGKLTEQLKHCNGILKELLSKKHAAYAWPFYKPVDASALGLHDYHDIIKHPMDLSTVKRKMENRDYRDAQEFAADVRLMFSNCYKYNPPDHDVVAMARKLQDVFEFRYAKMPDEPQEPGPLPVSTALPPGLAKSSSESSSEESSSESSSEEEEDEEDDEEEESESSDSEEERAHRLAELQEQLRAVHEQLAALSQGPISKPKRKREKKEKKKKRKADKHRGRTGIEEDDKGIRAPRPSQPKKSKKAGGNAATLGPPGFGPSGGGGTKLPKKTTKTAPPALPIGYDSEEEEESRPMSYDEKRQLSLDINKLPGEKLGRVVHIIQAREPSLRDSNPEEIEIDFETLKPSTLRELERYVLSCLRKKPRKPYTIKKPVGKTKEELALEKKRELEKRLQDVSGQLNSTKKPPKKASEKTESSSAQQVAVSRLSASSSSSDSSSSSSSSSSSDTSDSDSG from the exons ATGCTGCAGAACGTGGCGCCTCACAA GCTCCCTGGGGAGGGAAATGCAGGGTTATTGGGGCTGGGCCCAGAGGCAGCGGCGCCTGGGAAAAGGATTCGAAAGCCTTCGCTGTTGTATGAAGGATTTGAGAGCCCCACGATGGCTTCAGTGCCCGCATTACAAATAACTCCTGCCAACCCACCACCCCCGGAAGTGTCCAATCCCAAAAAGCCAGGACGGGTTACCAACCAGCTGCAGTACCTGCATAAGGTGGTGATGAAGGCTCTGTGGAAACATCAGTTTGCATGGCCTTTCCGACAGCCTGTGGATGCCGTCAAACTGGGCCTGCCG GATTACCATAAAATTATAAAGCAGCCCATGGATATGGGTACAATTAAGAGAAGACTTGAAAACAACTATTATTGGGCTGCCTCAGAGTGTATGCAAGATTTTAATACCATGTTCACCAACTGTTACATATACAACAAG CCTACTGATGACATTGTCCTAATGGCACAAACGCTGGAAAAAATCTTCCTACAGAAGGTAGCATCAATGCCACAAGAGGAACAAGAGCTTGTGGTGACCATCCCTAAGAACAGCCACAAGAAGGGGGCCAAACTGGCAG cACTTCAGGGCAATGTTACCAGTGCCCATCAGGTGCCTGCTGTCTCCTCAGTGTCTCACACAGCCCTGTATACTCCACCACCTGAGATACCTACCACTGTCCTCAACATTCCCCACCCTTCGGTCATCTCTTCACCCCTTCTCAAGTCCTTGCATTCTGCTGGACCCCCACTCCTTGCTGTGTCTGCAGCTCCCCCGGCCCAGCCCCTTGCCAAG aaaaaagGAGTGAAGAGGAAAGCAGATACTACAACCCCTACTCCTACAGCTATTCTGGCTCCTGGTTCCCCGGCCAGCCCCCCGGCCGGTCTTGAGCCTAAGGCTGCACGCCTTCCCCCTATGCGAAGAGAGAGTGGTCGTCCCATCAAGCCCCCACGGAAAGACTTACCAGACTCTCAGCAACAACACCAGAGCTCCAAAAAAGGGAAGCTCACAGAACAGTTAAAACATTGCAATGGCATTTTGAAGGAGTTACTCTCTAAAAAGCATGCTGCCTATGCCTGGCCTTTCTATAAACCAGTGGATGCTTCTGCTCTTGGCCTGCATGACTACCATGACATCATTAAGCACCCCATGGACCTCAGCACTGTTAAG CGGAAGATGGAGAATCGAGATTACCGGGATGCTCAGGAGTTTGCTGCTGATGTGCGGCTTATGTTCTCCAACTGCTATAAGTACAATCCTCCAGACCACGATGTTGTGGCCATGGCACGAAAGCTGCAG GATGTATTTGAGTTCCGTTATGCCAAGATGCCAGATGAGCCACAAGAGCCAGGACCCTTACCAGTCTCAACTGCCTTGCCCCCTGGTTTGGCCAAATCATCTTCAGAATCTTCTAGTGAGGAAAGTAGCAGTGAGAGCTCTtctgaggaagaggaagatgaggaagatgatgaggaagaagagagtGAAAGCTCTGATTCTGAGGAAGAAAGGGCTCATCGCTTGGCTGAACTACAAGAACAG CTTCGGGCAGTACACGAGCAACTGGCTGCCCTGTCCCAAGGCccaatatccaagccaaagcgcaagagagagaagaaagaaaagaagaagaaacgaaAAGCAGACAAGCATCGTGGGCGAACTGGTATTGAGGAAGACGACAAGGGGATCCGGGCCCCTCGTCCATCTCAGCCCAAGAAGTCCAAGAAAGCAGGTGGCAATGCTGCTACGCTAGGCCCCCCTGGCTTTGGACCTTCTGGAGGAGGTGGCACCAA GCTTCCCAAAAAGACCACAAAGACTGCTCCACCTGCCCTGCCTATAGGCTATGActctgaggaagaggaagaaagtagGCCCATGAGTTATGATGAAAAGCGGCAGTTGAGTCTGGACATCAACAAATTGCCAGGGGAGAAGCTGGGTAGAGTTGTGCATATAATTCAAGCCCGGGAACCCTCTTTACGAGACTccaacccagaagaaattgaaattGATTTTGAAACACTCAAGCCGTCCACACTTAGAGAGCTTGAGCGCTATGTCCTTTCTTGCCTGCGAAAGAAACCTCGGAAGCCCTACA CCATTAAGAAACCTGTGGGAAAGACAAAGGAGGAACTGGCTTTGGAGAAGAAGCGTGAACTAGAAAAGCGGTTACAAGATGTTAGTGGACAACTCAATTCCACCAAAAAGCCCCCCAAGAAAG CGAGTGAGAAAACAGAGTCGTCTTCAGCACAGCAAGTTGCAGTGTCACGCCTCAGCGCTTCCAGCTCCAGTTCAGATTCCAGttcctcctcttcatcttcctcctcctctgacACCAGTGATTCAGACTCGGGCTGA